A section of the Methanobrevibacter thaueri genome encodes:
- a CDS encoding elongation factor 1-beta produces the protein MGEVLTTMKIMPDSPDVDLEAIKATIESSMPEGAKLHEMSEEPIAFGLVAIILQFITDDGEGGSEPVEEMVSGIEGVASFEITGVGRLM, from the coding sequence ATGGGTGAAGTATTAACAACTATGAAAATCATGCCTGACAGTCCTGATGTGGACTTAGAAGCAATCAAAGCAACCATTGAAAGTTCAATGCCTGAAGGAGCTAAACTTCATGAAATGAGCGAAGAACCAATCGCTTTTGGTTTAGTAGCTATTATCTTACAATTCATCACCGACGACGGTGAAGGCGGATCTGAACCTGTTGAAGAAATGGTTTCAGGTATTGAAGGCGTTGCCAGTTTCGAAATTACTGGCGTTGGAAGATTAATGTAA
- a CDS encoding ribosome biogenesis/translation initiation ATPase RLI — protein MTRISILDKDRCQPKKCDYLCIHYCPGVRMEEDTIVIDEDTKKPLISEELCEGCGICTNRCPFDAISIINLPEAAGEPIHRFGQNQFELFGLPHLEEGTVLGLLGPNGIGKSTIMNILSGSLIPNFGDFENQPENWDAVIDFYKGSSLQKYFEDLSEGNIKTILKPQMVDKLPKVVKGKVKDLLGNVNERDKLDYVTKELQLENVLDRKMENLSGGELQRVAIAATVLREGDFYYFDEPTSWLDVSQRLNAVKVIRSLAEEGKSVLVIEHDLATLDALSDNIHILYGQPGGYGVVSGRKGVRLGINAYINGFLAEENVRIRRNPIEFTIRPPTPEDEGDAIASYSDLSKEYDGFSLSADAGEIFYDEIVTAFGSNGIGKTTFAKMLAGVEEPTSGEVDEEVTIAYKPQYIVSNFEGSVSDFLYMNAPSFGSKIFESEIMKPLTLDEMLDKPVKGLSGGELQRLAIAATLSKEAEIYLFDEPTAFLDVEQRLIAARVIRKMIESRNAASLIVDHDIVFIDYISDRAMVFNGTPGLNGHASKPTDLRNAMNEFLGNLNITFRRDKETKRPRVNKLDSYKDREQKEKGEYYYLSD, from the coding sequence ATGACACGTATTTCAATTTTAGACAAAGACAGATGTCAACCGAAGAAATGTGATTATCTTTGCATTCACTACTGTCCCGGCGTTAGAATGGAAGAGGACACCATAGTGATTGATGAGGACACTAAAAAACCGTTGATATCAGAGGAATTGTGTGAAGGGTGCGGAATATGTACTAACCGATGCCCATTTGATGCTATTTCAATTATAAACTTGCCTGAAGCGGCAGGCGAACCTATCCACAGGTTCGGCCAAAACCAATTTGAACTTTTCGGACTTCCCCACCTTGAGGAGGGAACCGTCCTTGGGCTTTTAGGGCCGAACGGTATAGGTAAGTCCACAATAATGAACATCCTTTCAGGAAGCCTTATTCCAAACTTCGGAGACTTCGAGAACCAGCCTGAAAACTGGGATGCAGTTATCGACTTCTATAAGGGATCATCACTTCAGAAATACTTCGAGGACCTGTCTGAAGGCAACATCAAGACCATATTAAAACCACAGATGGTCGACAAACTTCCGAAAGTCGTCAAGGGAAAGGTCAAAGACCTTCTCGGCAATGTAAACGAAAGGGACAAGCTTGACTACGTGACCAAAGAGCTTCAGCTGGAAAACGTTTTGGACCGTAAGATGGAAAACCTGAGTGGAGGAGAGCTCCAGAGGGTTGCAATAGCCGCAACCGTCCTGAGGGAAGGGGACTTCTACTACTTCGACGAGCCGACATCATGGCTGGACGTGTCCCAAAGGCTGAATGCCGTTAAGGTAATCAGGTCCCTTGCCGAAGAGGGCAAAAGCGTACTTGTCATCGAGCACGACCTCGCTACATTAGATGCATTGTCCGACAACATCCACATCCTATACGGACAGCCTGGAGGATATGGTGTAGTGTCCGGAAGAAAAGGAGTTCGTTTAGGAATCAACGCTTACATCAACGGATTCTTGGCTGAGGAAAATGTCAGAATCAGAAGAAATCCTATTGAATTCACAATAAGACCGCCGACTCCTGAAGATGAAGGAGATGCGATTGCATCATATTCTGATTTAAGCAAGGAATATGACGGATTCAGCCTTAGCGCTGATGCAGGTGAAATATTCTACGATGAAATCGTCACAGCATTCGGATCAAACGGTATTGGAAAAACAACCTTCGCAAAAATGCTTGCAGGAGTTGAGGAGCCAACATCAGGCGAAGTTGATGAGGAAGTTACAATAGCATACAAGCCACAATATATCGTTTCCAACTTTGAAGGAAGCGTCAGTGACTTCTTATACATGAACGCCCCAAGTTTCGGATCAAAGATCTTTGAAAGCGAAATTATGAAACCATTGACACTTGATGAGATGCTGGATAAGCCGGTCAAGGGTTTGAGTGGTGGTGAGCTTCAAAGATTGGCGATAGCCGCAACATTATCCAAAGAAGCCGAAATATATCTTTTCGACGAGCCTACAGCATTCCTGGATGTTGAGCAAAGGCTGATAGCCGCCAGGGTCATCCGTAAAATGATTGAAAGCAGAAACGCCGCATCACTTATCGTTGACCACGATATCGTATTTATCGATTATATCTCCGATAGGGCAATGGTGTTCAATGGTACTCCTGGTTTGAACGGTCATGCTTCAAAGCCTACCGATTTAAGGAATGCAATGAACGAGTTTTTAGGAAACTTAAACATTACATTCAGAAGAGACAAGGAAACCAAAAGGCCAAGGGTCAACAAGCTTGACAGTTACAAAGACCGTGAGCAAAAGGAAAAAGGAGAATATTATTACCTGTCTGATTAG
- the pth2 gene encoding aminoacyl-tRNA hydrolase produces the protein MKQVMIVRTDLKMRKGKIAAQCCHGSIGAYKKSPADKVRKWENEAYAKVILKVQTLEELTALKKVADEKGIANYLVVDAGRTQIPTSSVTVLALGPDEDDIIDEVTGDLKLL, from the coding sequence ATGAAGCAGGTAATGATAGTAAGGACAGATTTGAAGATGCGCAAGGGAAAAATCGCAGCACAATGCTGTCATGGATCTATTGGAGCGTACAAGAAATCTCCGGCGGATAAGGTCAGGAAGTGGGAAAACGAGGCATATGCCAAAGTAATCCTGAAGGTCCAGACCTTGGAGGAGCTCACTGCCTTAAAGAAAGTGGCCGATGAAAAGGGCATTGCGAATTATCTTGTAGTTGATGCCGGAAGGACCCAGATACCTACATCAAGCGTTACGGTTTTGGCGCTCGGACCTGATGAAGACGATATTATTGATGAAGTGACTGGGGATTTGAAGCTCTTATAG
- a CDS encoding amino acid kinase family protein has translation MIIIIKQVVKIGGSLFPKYAIDLADRLENTGSLIILGGGEFANLIRKYNDEMDFSEETNHWTAIDCMDIIAKLVNDKVESTRLAYTIDEAMKISDEGFTPIFVVSEFLRAEDPFECSWDVTSDSIAAYIAHLINAKLLIVTNVNGIYTQEPREPGSTFIGKIDATTLLTFQESSIDVMLPSLLLEFGSDCYVVNGKFPERVMSLIDDNINDYNFDYTQIIGE, from the coding sequence GTGATTATTATCATAAAACAGGTTGTAAAAATCGGGGGAAGTCTCTTTCCAAAATATGCAATTGATCTTGCCGACAGGTTGGAGAACACCGGTTCACTCATCATACTTGGCGGAGGGGAATTTGCAAACCTGATTCGCAAATACAATGATGAAATGGATTTCAGTGAAGAGACAAACCATTGGACTGCCATTGATTGCATGGACATCATAGCAAAACTTGTCAATGATAAGGTGGAATCCACAAGATTGGCCTACACTATTGATGAGGCTATGAAAATCTCAGATGAGGGTTTTACTCCAATATTTGTAGTTTCCGAATTTTTAAGGGCCGAAGACCCTTTTGAATGCAGCTGGGATGTGACTTCAGATTCCATTGCGGCATACATTGCACACCTCATAAATGCAAAGCTTTTAATAGTAACAAATGTAAATGGTATATATACCCAAGAACCAAGGGAGCCTGGTTCAACATTCATAGGTAAAATCGATGCAACAACATTACTAACTTTTCAAGAGTCATCGATTGATGTAATGTTACCGTCCCTTCTATTAGAGTTCGGGTCTGATTGTTATGTTGTGAATGGGAAGTTCCCAGAAAGGGTTATGTCTTTAATAGACGATAATATAAATGATTATAACTTCGATTACACACAAATAATAGGTGAATAA
- a CDS encoding zinc finger domain-containing protein, which produces MKEVECISCKQEIPLTGPFVEFECPICGAKIARCEKCRTFGHGYKCECGFEGP; this is translated from the coding sequence ATGAAAGAAGTAGAATGTATTTCATGTAAACAAGAAATTCCATTAACTGGACCATTCGTAGAATTCGAATGCCCAATTTGTGGAGCAAAAATTGCAAGATGTGAAAAATGCCGTACTTTCGGTCACGGTTACAAATGTGAATGTGGTTTTGAAGGACCATAA